The following are encoded together in the Kwoniella europaea PYCC6329 chromosome 1, complete sequence genome:
- a CDS encoding homoserine O-acetyltransferase: MSSSSSSSTNPYAGLISQNITTVPSFTLESGVRLTDVPVAYKTWGKLNENGDNCLVICHALTGSADVEDWWGPLLGPDRAFDPTRFFIFCANVIGSPYGTISSVTTNPETGKPFGPEMPGSSVKDDVRLHYIILKSLGVQSVAAVIGGSMGGMTCLEWPLNSPPGFVKAIVPLATSARHSAWCISWGEAQRQSIYSDPDYKDGYYFEQDNSTIDLTKQPTRGLAAARMAALLTYRSRDSFESRFGRRSGNNSTNKSKVPKGGVRIMGGKKTTDPSSPSDSDVKLHNEETPREIAWREHNDGHRSSSNLGSRRNSDSGKSSTSTSNGMQTPELEKSLVLGENDKIGQGVALGSAAALSAQQQDGKVGGNGTGTGGDKQPKIFSAQSYLRYQGDKFTGRFDANCYIHITRKLDTHDLSQPSTDSSLGSLSSKLPPHSSEGEPPSDIELEKLLSEALSLEPPALVIGIESDGLFTTSEQKEIAAYIPDAELVLIPSPDGHDGFLLEFEAINGWIDGFLKRKMPNFFQDRVIPLEEYGKDKNGDGFGVKKESVFGEAEADVTRW; encoded by the exons atgtcatcgtcatcctcttcttctaccaatCCCTACGCCGGATTGATATCACAGAATATCACCACCGTCCCTTCCTTCACACTCGAGTCTGGAGTCAGACTCACCGACGTACCTGTCGCATACAAGACATGGGGCAAGTTGAATGAAAATGGAGATAATTGTTTGGTAATCTGTCATGCTTTGACGGGTAGTGCGGATGTCGAAGATTG GTGGGGTCCTCTCCTTGGGCCAGATAGAGCTTTCGACCCTACTAGatttttcatcttctgcgCCAACGTCATTGGGTCCCCTTACGGGACCATATCAAGTGTGACGACTAACCCGGAGACGGGTAAACCATTCGGTCCTGAGATGCCTGGTAGTAGTGTCAAGGACGATGTTAG ACTCCATTATATCATTTTGAAATCACTCGGCGTTCAATCAGTCGCAGCGGTAATAGGAGGATCCATGGGAGGGATGACATGTCTTGAATGGCCTCTAAATTCACCACCGGGATTCGTCAAAGCGATCGTCCCGCTCGCTACCTCCGCCAGACATTCCGCATGGTGTATATCGTGGGGTGAAGCTCAACGACAATCTATCTATTCTGATCCAGATTATAAAGATGGCTATTACTTTGAACAAGACAATTCTACTATCGACTTGACTAAACAGCCTACAAGGGGATTGGCAGCGGCTCGAATGGCCGCGTTGTTAACTTATAGAAGTAGGGATTCGTTCGAATCTCGATTCGGTAGGAGATCAGGTAACAACTCTACCAACAAGTCGAAAGTCCCCAAAGGCGGTGTGAGGATTATGGGTGGAAAGAAGACTACggatccttcttcaccttctgatTCAGATGTGAAACTCCACAACGAGGAGACTCCAAGGGAAATAGCATGGAGAGAACATAATGATGGACATAGATCGAGCTCGAATTTGGGTTCGAGGAGGAATTCAGATTCGGGTAAATCATCTACGTCTACGTCTAATGGTATGCAGACTCCGGAGTTGGAGAAGAGCTTGGTATTGGGAGAAAACGATAAAATTGGTCAAGGTGTTGCGTTGGGTTCGGCCGCCGCGTTAAGTGCTCAACAGCAGGATGGGAAAGTGGGTGGTAATGGTACGGGTACAGGAGGGGATAAACAACCAAAGATATTCAGTGCGCAGAGTTATCTGAGGTATCAAGGTGATAAG TTTACTGGCCGATTCGATGCCAACTGTTATATCCACATTACCCGTAAACTCGATACCCACGACCTATCTCAACCATCCACAGACTCTTCTCTCGGATCACTCTCATCGAAGTTACCACCTCACTCATCGGAGGGCGAGCCGCCCAGTGATATCGAACTAGAAAAACTCTTATCTGAAGCACTATCGCTCGAACCTCCCGCTCTGGTAATTGGTATTGAGTCAGATGGTCTGTTTACCACCAGCGAACAGAAGGAGATCGCTGCTTACATACCGGATGCTGAATTGGTTTTGATCCCTAGTCCagatggacatgatggatTTTTGTTGGAATTCGAAGCTATAAATGGATGGATCGATGGTTTCTTAAAAAGGAAAATGCCTAATTTCTTCCAAGATCGAGTAATCCCGCTGGAAGAGTACGGTAAGGATAAGAATGGAGATGGGTTCGGGGTCAAGAAAGAGAGTGTATTTGGGGAGGCGGAGGCGGACGTTACTAGGTGGTAG